The proteins below come from a single Microbacterium sp. SLBN-154 genomic window:
- a CDS encoding DUF6177 family protein, translating into MTLTIDHPLADATGEGWVLTEIHSEVLSLSQGLSDLLGRTATEGRRPLLVSGEHTRMTEPLAEALSSTQGHWIIRTRTDGFYDARSGARLDTPDAALSLGGPLDPARVHPAFLRATIRSRLQLVVSVSTRHRVSRPVRLGGVLDAVSEVVTQAPPTHWGALEPLLAAWDRDDLTERTRRRMPNDSRWIAVSASSRPLVGTLHISRTGQGLEETTRVVADVAGADDAASADLAGLARRSLAAAATVGMPLIGVVLGSIGSPDLARRATASPAPEPLALLVGPPGVRALGVDAAGWTAEVGGTTVGSPRLPGALIPLGSIDGGGWQRLDEVVAPLDRERLWRLLGLSPAVARLFFERGGTPDA; encoded by the coding sequence ATGACGCTGACGATCGACCATCCCCTCGCCGACGCGACCGGCGAGGGCTGGGTGCTCACCGAGATCCACAGCGAGGTGCTGAGCCTCTCGCAGGGGCTCAGCGACCTCCTCGGACGCACCGCCACCGAAGGCCGCAGGCCGCTCCTGGTCTCGGGCGAGCACACCCGGATGACCGAGCCCCTGGCCGAAGCACTGTCGTCGACGCAGGGGCACTGGATCATCCGCACCCGCACCGACGGCTTCTACGACGCCCGCTCCGGCGCCCGCCTCGACACCCCCGACGCCGCCCTCTCCCTGGGCGGCCCCCTCGACCCTGCCCGCGTGCACCCGGCCTTCCTCCGCGCCACGATCCGAAGCCGCCTGCAGCTCGTCGTCTCGGTGTCCACGCGCCACCGGGTGAGCAGGCCCGTACGCCTCGGCGGCGTCCTCGACGCCGTGTCGGAGGTCGTCACCCAGGCGCCGCCCACGCACTGGGGCGCCCTCGAACCCCTGCTCGCAGCGTGGGACCGCGACGATCTCACCGAGCGCACCCGTCGGCGCATGCCGAACGACAGCCGCTGGATCGCCGTCTCCGCTTCTTCCCGACCCCTCGTCGGCACGCTGCACATCAGCCGCACCGGTCAGGGTCTGGAGGAGACGACGCGGGTCGTCGCAGACGTCGCCGGAGCGGATGACGCGGCATCGGCCGATCTCGCCGGGCTCGCCCGCCGGTCGCTCGCGGCCGCGGCGACGGTCGGCATGCCGCTCATCGGCGTGGTGCTCGGCTCGATCGGCTCGCCCGACCTGGCCCGCCGCGCCACCGCCTCGCCCGCACCCGAACCCCTGGCGCTGCTCGTCGGCCCTCCGGGGGTCCGCGCCCTCGGCGTCGACGCCGCCGGATGGACCGCCGAGGTCGGCGGCACCACGGTCGGCAGCCCGCGCCTCCCCGGCGCCCTGATCCCCCTCGGCTCGATCGACGGCGGCGGATGGCAGCGCCTGGACGAGGTCGTCGCCCCGCTCGACCGCGAACGCCTGTGGCGCCTCCTGGGACTCTCACCGGCCGTCGCCCGCCTGTTCTTCGAACGCGGAGGTACCCCCGATGCCTGA
- a CDS encoding DUF3237 domain-containing protein has protein sequence MLDPMNPPLELRLLARLRVPVEASVLAGAVTGGERRIIPIGTGAVSGPVLFGEVLPLGADWNLRRPDGTETVSARYLLRLTDGTVLSVRNEGVLTPGPAGPEGITALQIEAPVGSPWAWLNDAVLVGSLSVIFDGEAVAGVSLEYWSTHRRGEEPRE, from the coding sequence ATGCTCGATCCGATGAACCCGCCCCTCGAGCTACGTCTCCTCGCACGGCTGCGCGTGCCCGTCGAGGCCTCCGTCCTCGCCGGCGCCGTGACGGGAGGCGAGCGGCGCATCATCCCGATCGGCACCGGCGCCGTGTCGGGCCCCGTCCTCTTCGGCGAGGTGCTGCCGCTCGGCGCGGATTGGAACCTGCGCCGCCCCGACGGCACCGAGACCGTGTCGGCCCGCTACCTGCTGCGCCTCACCGACGGCACGGTCCTCTCGGTGCGGAACGAGGGTGTTCTCACCCCCGGCCCGGCGGGGCCCGAGGGCATCACAGCCCTGCAGATCGAGGCGCCGGTCGGCTCGCCGTGGGCATGGCTGAACGACGCCGTCCTCGTCGGCAGCCTCTCGGTCATCTTCGACGGCGAGGCCGTCGCCGGGGTGTCGCTGGAGTACTGGAGCACCCATCGACGGGGAGAAGAACCGCGCGAGTAG
- a CDS encoding EsaB/YukD family protein: MSIYTRVTVAGAHARAELVVPSDESLGSALPRLLDLLGETEGTVARPLTLVAPDGEQLDIARTPTQLDLLDGTLLRLERLEAAPPSPVVIDVTDAAADAHDSRPDRWDSRARALAAGTGIALAVGGGALLLPLPGDAAAAIQIAAFVILLATAAGLGLGGIRRVSAAVGAAAAGIAAVLAIAAATLTSDLLLGAAVGLATASTTVLVAIGVARRSPGALAGGALGAVLGTLLLVLLIAGVTDPAAAAITAVVAAFVTGPLPWIALSAAGLTTLDTQAAAGDRIGRDRAFSAIDDAYAALTWSVLAVAAALAITGVALVLADALWPGLVALAIAAVAALRFRAFPLRAQGWALWAAVGAIGLTAFLTQLAPLGWIAPAVGVAVAAVIATASIVSPKPAARARLRGLGNILETLAVVSLLPLLLGALGIYDELLGMFGGGS, from the coding sequence GTGAGCATCTACACCCGCGTCACCGTCGCCGGCGCCCACGCCCGCGCCGAGCTCGTCGTCCCGAGCGACGAGTCGCTCGGATCGGCTCTGCCGCGCCTGCTCGATCTCCTCGGCGAGACCGAGGGCACCGTCGCGCGCCCGCTCACCCTCGTCGCCCCCGACGGCGAACAGCTCGACATCGCCCGCACCCCCACGCAGCTCGACCTGCTCGACGGCACCCTGCTGCGCCTGGAGCGCCTCGAGGCAGCACCGCCCTCGCCCGTCGTCATCGACGTGACCGATGCCGCCGCCGACGCCCACGACAGCCGCCCTGACCGGTGGGACTCCCGCGCCCGCGCACTGGCGGCCGGCACCGGCATCGCGTTGGCCGTCGGCGGCGGCGCCCTGCTCCTGCCCCTGCCGGGCGACGCGGCCGCGGCGATCCAGATCGCGGCGTTCGTGATCCTCCTCGCCACTGCGGCCGGGCTCGGGCTCGGCGGGATCCGTCGGGTGTCGGCCGCCGTCGGGGCAGCCGCGGCAGGAATCGCGGCCGTGCTGGCCATCGCCGCCGCCACCCTCACCTCCGATCTGCTCCTGGGTGCCGCGGTCGGACTCGCCACCGCGTCCACCACCGTCCTCGTCGCGATCGGCGTCGCCCGCCGGTCGCCCGGAGCCCTCGCCGGCGGCGCACTCGGCGCGGTGCTCGGCACGCTCCTGCTCGTCCTTCTCATCGCGGGCGTCACCGACCCCGCCGCCGCCGCGATCACCGCGGTGGTGGCCGCCTTCGTCACGGGGCCCCTGCCCTGGATCGCCCTGTCGGCCGCCGGGCTCACCACCCTCGACACCCAGGCCGCCGCCGGCGACCGCATCGGCCGCGACCGGGCGTTCTCGGCCATCGACGACGCCTACGCCGCCCTCACCTGGAGCGTGCTCGCGGTCGCAGCCGCCCTCGCCATCACCGGGGTGGCACTCGTCCTCGCCGATGCGCTCTGGCCGGGACTGGTCGCCCTCGCCATCGCGGCCGTCGCCGCGCTTCGCTTCCGCGCCTTCCCGCTCCGCGCGCAGGGCTGGGCGCTCTGGGCGGCTGTCGGCGCGATCGGGCTCACCGCGTTCCTCACGCAGCTCGCACCCCTCGGCTGGATCGCCCCCGCCGTCGGTGTCGCCGTCGCCGCCGTCATCGCCACCGCGAGCATCGTCTCGCCCAAGCCCGCCGCTCGCGCGCGCCTGCGCGGGCTCGGCAACATCCTCGAGACCCTCGCGGTCGTCTCCCTCCTGCCGCTGCTCCTGGGCGCCCTCGGCATCTACGACGAACTCCTCGGCATGTTCGGCGGCGGCTCATGA
- the menC gene encoding o-succinylbenzoate synthase, whose translation MPIAQPAASVSLEGFELRVVHLPLVAPFTTSFGTETVREVIIVRALTADGDGWGEIVTGAAPLYSSEYTQSAWDVATRFLAPALLEPARVAPHEVPSLLAPIVGHRMAKAGLELAVLDAALRAETRSLGAFLGAAVDRVPSGVSVGLQRDPAALVDAVSGYLAEGYVRIKIKIKPGRDVADTAAVRDAFGEVPLQVDANSAYTLADIDTLAALDAFDLLLIEQPLQEDDLVDHAVLAERVRTPICLDESIVSAKAAGDALALAAASVINVKAGRVGGYLEAVRIHDLCVAAGVPVWCGGMLETGIGRAANAALAALPGFALPGDVSAASRFYHRDIVTEPAVLDEGHVRVPTGPGLGVEIDRGFLDEVTAERVEIRR comes from the coding sequence ATGCCCATCGCTCAGCCCGCGGCATCCGTCTCTCTCGAGGGGTTCGAGCTGCGCGTGGTGCACCTGCCGCTGGTCGCGCCCTTCACGACCTCGTTCGGCACCGAGACGGTGCGCGAGGTGATCATCGTGCGTGCTCTCACCGCCGACGGCGACGGGTGGGGCGAGATCGTCACGGGGGCGGCGCCGCTCTACTCCAGCGAGTACACCCAGAGCGCATGGGACGTCGCGACGCGCTTCCTCGCGCCGGCCCTCCTCGAGCCGGCGCGGGTCGCCCCGCACGAGGTGCCGAGCCTCCTCGCGCCCATCGTCGGACACCGCATGGCCAAGGCCGGTCTCGAACTCGCCGTCCTCGACGCGGCCCTGCGGGCGGAGACGCGCTCGCTGGGTGCGTTCCTGGGGGCCGCGGTCGACCGGGTGCCCTCCGGCGTCTCGGTGGGGCTGCAGCGCGACCCCGCGGCGCTCGTCGACGCGGTCAGCGGCTACCTCGCCGAGGGGTACGTGCGCATCAAGATCAAGATCAAGCCGGGTCGGGATGTCGCCGACACCGCCGCCGTGCGCGACGCGTTCGGCGAGGTGCCGCTGCAGGTCGACGCCAACTCCGCGTACACGCTCGCCGACATCGACACCCTGGCCGCGCTGGACGCCTTCGACCTGCTGCTCATCGAGCAGCCGCTGCAGGAGGACGACCTCGTCGACCACGCCGTGCTGGCCGAGCGCGTGCGCACGCCGATCTGCCTGGACGAGTCGATCGTCTCGGCCAAGGCAGCCGGCGACGCGCTCGCGCTGGCGGCGGCGTCGGTGATCAACGTCAAGGCGGGCCGGGTCGGCGGGTATCTCGAGGCGGTGCGCATCCACGACCTGTGCGTGGCCGCGGGGGTACCCGTCTGGTGCGGCGGCATGCTCGAGACCGGCATCGGCCGGGCCGCGAACGCGGCCCTCGCCGCTCTTCCCGGTTTCGCCCTTCCCGGGGACGTGTCGGCGGCGAGCCGCTTCTACCACCGCGACATCGTGACCGAGCCTGCGGTCCTCGACGAGGGGCACGTGCGGGTGCCGACCGGCCCCGGCCTCGGGGTCGAGATCGACCGCGGGTTCCTCGACGAGGTCACCGCGGAGCGGGTCGAGATCCGGAGGTAA
- a CDS encoding GNAT family N-acetyltransferase codes for MAEASVPTPPGIALRPLDTVEAVHTASAVLSDVWGGDRSGMPPNLLRALAHTGNYAMGLYADEHMVGASVAFFAAPAARSMHSHITGVLPGHQSQGLGRILKQHQREWALARDVGHITWTFDPLVARNAHFNLQVLGTRVTDYLVNHYGAMDDGVNRGDETDRILVSWALAAPPVPTPTDDRVVAEVPVPPDIAAIRRDTPAEAAAWRRHVRAALVSHLADGLVIGGFDAPRGYLLVRP; via the coding sequence ATGGCCGAGGCATCCGTTCCCACTCCGCCCGGAATCGCCCTTCGCCCGCTCGACACGGTGGAGGCCGTCCACACCGCCTCGGCGGTGCTCTCCGACGTGTGGGGCGGTGACCGGTCGGGCATGCCGCCGAACCTCCTGCGCGCGCTCGCCCACACCGGCAACTACGCCATGGGCCTCTACGCCGACGAGCACATGGTCGGCGCGTCCGTCGCCTTCTTCGCTGCGCCCGCCGCCCGCTCGATGCACTCGCACATCACCGGCGTCCTGCCCGGCCATCAGAGTCAGGGCCTCGGGCGGATCCTGAAGCAGCATCAGCGCGAGTGGGCGCTCGCACGCGACGTCGGCCACATCACCTGGACCTTCGACCCCCTCGTCGCGCGAAACGCCCACTTCAACCTCCAGGTGCTCGGCACGCGGGTGACGGATTACCTGGTGAACCACTACGGCGCGATGGACGACGGGGTCAACCGGGGCGACGAGACCGATCGGATCCTGGTGTCGTGGGCGCTCGCGGCGCCACCGGTGCCGACACCCACCGACGACCGGGTTGTCGCCGAGGTGCCGGTCCCGCCCGACATCGCCGCCATCCGTCGCGACACCCCAGCTGAGGCGGCCGCATGGCGGCGGCACGTGCGGGCGGCGCTCGTCTCGCACCTCGCGGACGGCCTCGTGATCGGCGGATTCGACGCGCCGCGCGGTTACCTGCTGGTCAGGCCGTGA
- the eccCa gene encoding type VII secretion protein EccCa produces the protein MTLRVIHRPARLTTPVEPPAEIMLAPPPPLGEGASGFPIQSLLPVVGSLSSITMIVLLRNNPIMVVVGAVILVVALVGGVGMAFSSRGNAARQRRLQRERYLDYLERTRGEVRELADVHREASLALHPAPATLVEVALNPARRWERRPGDADFLRVRIGTADLRAVDVSLPPEQNPVQPFDPVMRESAERMVRLAGLSQGMPAEVDLERGGQVSIVGDRETALQVCRGIAAQIAALHSPDDVHLAAVLPARVRDEWRGFDLLPHVAASDIPAGALAARRIAPSLPELLTLLRDELRDRAAATAAARRAGRRTKPGRLVIFIDEDGGSATALPRIDAAFDLADLGVTVVHIVDDRLKEPSTVSTRVTLSGGTATVETPGSGDPAVTDIQPDPVDIALLEVIGRPLAGLRLTRTSSTDSGTVLAPDVTELLGVADVDTIDVASAWRPRSAGDFLRVPIGIDDRGAPVLLDLKESAQLGMGPHGICIGATGSGKSELLRTLILGLALTHAPDDLSMILVDYKGGAAFAPFAPLPHVAGIIDNLADDPQLTERARASIQGEVVRRQRLLKEAGNAASIGHYRQLRRERDDLPPLPHLFLVIDEFGELLTAEPDFVELLLTIGRIGRSIGVHLLLSSQRIEAGRLRGLDTYLSYRIGLRTFSEAESAVVLDSPDAFHLPAIPGFGYLKVDTSVYTRFRAGYVSGPVPERIERGPEREVAPPVLPLPPYDLRALDPDPGDTAGLDSSQPEVPVTGRTLVQAATERVARGVARTRPVWLPPLPPVLTLGGVLPSSEGEAVAGTLRAPIGLLDDPSRQRQEPWLLDLTRSGGHVSIMGAPQSGRSTFLRTLATALAFTHSPREVSVYGMDLTGGGLARIEPFPHVGGVATRGHRERLGRLLEELTGMLAVRERVFREQNLDSLADMRRQHAAGRLPELPSADVVLLVDGLGAVRTEFEDLEAPIAQLLERGGSFGIHVVVTLSRWNELRMNLQNLVGTRLELKLNDPADSQIARKLSTTLRADEPGRVLTDEKLFAQIALPLLEEAEDDDIGAALERIARESAARWEGPEAAPIRLLPEVLEPAELPDAFDEPDAIPFGIRQDTMQPVALDLATGDPHLLVFGDSRCGKTTTLRGIVQGAIDRYSPEELVVGLLDARGELAADVPDAYLGGHATSGRQGRQLAESIATELEKRAIDRSAPGPRILVVADDFDILAAGGTEPLRPLLPYLASARDLRLNVVVSRPVAGASRAMFDLALQGIRDTGGTALIMSGDRAEGQLLPKLYAEPMIAGRGRLARRGERPTLVQVARFDAGAATQAKPAPTETPVPAGSSAPAENDPGEPGPRRRRRMSDAS, from the coding sequence ATGACCCTCCGCGTCATCCACCGCCCCGCGCGCCTCACCACCCCGGTCGAGCCGCCGGCCGAGATCATGCTCGCCCCGCCACCGCCCCTCGGCGAAGGGGCTTCGGGCTTTCCCATCCAGTCGCTCCTGCCGGTCGTGGGCAGCCTGTCGTCGATCACGATGATCGTGCTGCTGCGCAACAACCCGATCATGGTCGTCGTCGGCGCGGTCATCCTCGTCGTTGCCCTCGTCGGCGGCGTCGGCATGGCCTTCAGCTCGCGCGGCAACGCCGCGCGCCAGCGCCGACTCCAGCGCGAGCGCTATCTCGACTACCTCGAACGCACCCGCGGCGAGGTGCGCGAGCTCGCCGACGTCCACCGCGAGGCCTCCCTCGCCCTCCACCCGGCCCCCGCGACCCTGGTCGAAGTCGCGCTCAATCCCGCGCGACGCTGGGAGCGCCGGCCGGGCGACGCCGACTTCCTCCGCGTCAGGATCGGCACCGCCGACCTGCGCGCCGTCGATGTCTCGCTGCCGCCGGAACAGAATCCGGTGCAGCCGTTCGACCCGGTGATGCGCGAATCGGCCGAGCGGATGGTACGCCTCGCCGGTCTGTCGCAGGGGATGCCGGCAGAGGTCGACCTCGAGCGGGGCGGCCAGGTCTCGATCGTCGGAGACCGCGAGACGGCCCTCCAGGTCTGCCGCGGGATCGCCGCGCAGATCGCCGCGCTCCACTCGCCCGACGACGTCCACCTCGCCGCCGTCCTCCCCGCGCGCGTGCGCGACGAGTGGCGCGGATTCGACCTGCTGCCGCACGTCGCCGCGAGCGACATCCCCGCCGGCGCCCTCGCCGCACGGCGCATCGCACCGTCGCTGCCGGAGCTCCTCACCCTCCTCCGCGACGAGCTTCGCGACCGCGCCGCCGCCACCGCCGCGGCCCGCCGCGCCGGGCGACGCACCAAGCCGGGTCGTCTCGTCATCTTCATCGACGAGGACGGAGGCTCCGCGACCGCGCTCCCCCGCATCGACGCCGCGTTCGACCTGGCCGACCTCGGTGTGACCGTCGTCCACATCGTCGACGACCGGCTGAAGGAGCCCTCGACGGTCTCCACCCGCGTCACCCTTTCGGGCGGGACCGCCACGGTGGAGACGCCGGGAAGCGGCGACCCCGCCGTCACCGATATCCAGCCCGACCCCGTCGACATCGCTCTGCTCGAGGTGATCGGGCGCCCGCTCGCGGGCCTCCGCCTCACCCGCACGAGCTCCACCGACAGCGGCACCGTCCTCGCCCCCGATGTCACCGAGCTGCTCGGGGTCGCCGACGTCGACACGATCGACGTCGCCTCAGCCTGGCGCCCCCGAAGCGCCGGAGACTTCCTGCGCGTGCCGATCGGCATCGACGACCGCGGCGCCCCGGTCCTGCTCGATCTGAAGGAATCGGCGCAGCTCGGCATGGGCCCCCACGGCATCTGCATCGGCGCGACAGGGTCGGGAAAGAGCGAGCTGCTGCGCACGCTCATCCTCGGACTCGCCCTGACCCACGCCCCCGACGATCTGTCGATGATCCTCGTGGACTACAAGGGCGGCGCGGCGTTCGCGCCGTTCGCCCCGCTTCCCCACGTCGCCGGCATCATCGACAATCTCGCCGACGATCCGCAGCTGACCGAGCGCGCCCGCGCGAGCATTCAGGGCGAGGTGGTGCGCCGCCAGCGCCTGCTGAAAGAGGCCGGCAACGCGGCATCCATCGGCCACTACCGCCAGCTGCGTCGCGAACGCGACGATCTGCCGCCGCTGCCGCATCTCTTCCTCGTCATCGACGAGTTCGGCGAGCTCCTCACCGCCGAGCCCGACTTCGTCGAGCTGCTCCTCACGATCGGGCGCATCGGTCGATCGATCGGCGTGCACCTGCTGCTCTCGAGCCAGCGCATCGAGGCGGGGCGCCTGCGGGGCCTGGACACCTATCTGTCGTACCGCATCGGCCTGCGCACCTTCAGCGAGGCCGAATCGGCCGTCGTGCTCGACAGCCCCGACGCGTTCCACCTGCCCGCCATCCCCGGGTTCGGCTATCTGAAGGTCGACACCTCGGTGTACACGCGATTCCGCGCGGGCTACGTCTCGGGTCCGGTGCCGGAGCGGATCGAACGCGGCCCCGAGCGTGAGGTCGCGCCGCCGGTGCTGCCCCTCCCGCCCTACGACCTCCGCGCCCTGGACCCCGACCCCGGCGACACCGCCGGGCTCGACAGCTCGCAACCCGAGGTTCCGGTCACCGGGCGCACCCTCGTGCAGGCCGCGACCGAACGCGTCGCCCGCGGGGTCGCCCGCACCCGCCCGGTGTGGCTTCCCCCGCTCCCGCCGGTGCTCACCCTCGGCGGCGTGCTTCCCAGCAGCGAAGGCGAAGCCGTCGCCGGCACCCTGAGGGCACCCATCGGTCTGCTCGATGACCCGAGCCGGCAGCGGCAGGAGCCGTGGCTGCTGGATCTCACTCGCTCGGGCGGTCACGTCTCGATCATGGGCGCCCCGCAGTCGGGGCGCTCGACGTTCCTGCGAACCCTCGCGACCGCGCTCGCCTTCACCCATTCCCCGCGCGAGGTGAGCGTCTACGGCATGGACCTCACCGGCGGCGGGCTCGCGCGGATCGAGCCCTTCCCCCACGTCGGCGGCGTCGCGACCCGGGGACACCGGGAGCGCCTCGGGCGGCTGCTCGAAGAGCTCACCGGCATGCTCGCCGTCCGGGAACGGGTGTTCCGCGAGCAGAACCTCGACTCCCTCGCCGACATGCGCCGCCAGCACGCCGCGGGGCGGCTGCCCGAGCTGCCGAGTGCCGACGTGGTTCTGCTCGTCGATGGCCTCGGAGCCGTCCGCACCGAGTTCGAAGACCTCGAGGCACCCATCGCGCAGCTTCTCGAGCGTGGCGGCAGTTTCGGGATCCACGTCGTGGTGACCCTGTCCCGCTGGAACGAACTGCGGATGAACCTGCAGAACCTCGTCGGCACCCGACTGGAGCTGAAGCTCAACGACCCGGCCGACTCGCAGATCGCACGCAAGCTCTCCACCACCCTCCGGGCCGACGAGCCGGGCCGGGTGCTCACCGACGAGAAGCTCTTCGCCCAGATCGCGCTGCCGCTTCTCGAGGAGGCCGAGGACGATGACATCGGCGCCGCCCTCGAACGCATCGCCCGAGAGAGCGCCGCGCGGTGGGAGGGCCCCGAGGCTGCACCCATCCGGCTGCTTCCCGAGGTGCTCGAGCCCGCCGAGCTTCCCGACGCCTTCGACGAGCCCGATGCGATCCCGTTCGGCATCCGCCAGGACACCATGCAGCCGGTCGCCCTCGACCTCGCCACCGGCGACCCGCACCTTCTTGTCTTCGGCGACAGCCGCTGCGGCAAGACCACGACCCTCCGAGGCATCGTCCAGGGCGCGATCGACCGGTACTCTCCCGAGGAGCTCGTCGTCGGTCTTCTCGACGCACGTGGCGAGCTCGCCGCGGACGTACCCGACGCCTACCTCGGCGGACACGCCACCTCTGGCCGTCAGGGACGTCAGCTGGCGGAGTCGATCGCGACCGAGCTCGAGAAGCGCGCGATCGACCGCTCCGCGCCGGGCCCGCGCATCCTGGTCGTCGCCGACGACTTCGACATCCTCGCCGCCGGGGGTACCGAACCCCTCCGCCCGCTTCTGCCCTACCTCGCGTCGGCGCGTGACCTGCGCCTGAACGTCGTGGTCAGCCGGCCGGTCGCCGGAGCCTCGCGCGCGATGTTCGACCTGGCGCTGCAGGGCATCCGCGACACGGGCGGAACGGCGCTGATCATGTCGGGCGACCGCGCCGAGGGACAGCTGCTCCCCAAGCTCTACGCCGAGCCGATGATCGCCGGCCGGGGGCGCCTCGCCCGCCGCGGCGAGCGGCCGACCCTGGTGCAGGTGGCCCGATTCGATGCCGGTGCGGCCACCCAGGCGAAGCCGGCGCCGACCGAGACACCGGTTCCGGCGGGGTCCTCCGCGCCGGCGGAGAACGATCCCGGCGAGCCGGGTCCGCGACGCCGACGGAGGATGTCCGATGCCTCGTAG
- a CDS encoding MFS transporter yields the protein MRDRAEDTRKSLSRKPRQGAIVAVLAVAGLASSFMFTLVVPIQSKLPELLDASREDTAWVVTATLLAAAISTPVAGRLGDMYGKRRIVLVLLTLLVIGSVIAALSPGIVGVIVGRALQGAVTGVVPLGISILRDVLHENRVDTAIALISATLGVGGALGLPISALITERSDWHVLFWMSAGLGVVVFVLVLWIVPVSTLRTAGRFDYVGAAGMSIGLLGVLLAISRGNEWGWGSPAVLALGLGGLAILVAWGWYELRISEPLLDLRVAARRPVLLTNIASIAMGFSLFASNVVYPQMLELPVATGGFGLSLIAASLVVMPAGLMMMLLSPFSGRLARLFGPRLLLILGAFALIVAYGYTLLFSREVWEILVANILIGVGIGFGYAAMPMLIMRSVPQSETGASNGLNALFRSLGTSTAAAVIGVVLATYVTPYQGVDVPTGAAFQMSFILGGAAAVIALVVALFIPRRHDARERHPALPEHERVTR from the coding sequence GTGCGAGATCGAGCTGAGGACACCCGGAAGAGCCTCAGCCGAAAGCCTCGACAGGGTGCGATCGTCGCCGTGCTGGCCGTGGCGGGCCTGGCGTCATCCTTCATGTTCACCCTCGTGGTGCCCATCCAGTCGAAGCTCCCCGAGCTCTTGGACGCCAGCCGCGAAGACACCGCCTGGGTGGTGACAGCGACCCTCCTCGCCGCCGCGATCAGCACCCCCGTGGCGGGGCGCTTGGGCGACATGTACGGCAAGCGCCGCATCGTGCTGGTGCTCCTCACCCTGCTCGTGATCGGTTCGGTCATCGCCGCGCTCTCGCCGGGGATCGTGGGGGTGATCGTCGGGCGCGCCCTGCAGGGAGCGGTGACCGGTGTCGTCCCGCTCGGCATCTCGATCCTCCGCGACGTGCTCCACGAGAACCGCGTCGACACCGCCATCGCGCTCATCAGCGCGACGCTCGGCGTCGGCGGCGCGCTCGGCCTGCCGATCAGCGCGCTCATCACCGAGCGCAGCGACTGGCACGTCCTGTTCTGGATGTCGGCGGGCCTCGGCGTCGTCGTCTTCGTCCTGGTGCTGTGGATCGTGCCGGTGAGCACGCTGCGCACCGCCGGGCGCTTCGACTACGTCGGCGCAGCGGGCATGTCGATCGGACTCCTGGGCGTGCTGCTGGCGATCTCCCGCGGCAACGAGTGGGGCTGGGGTTCCCCGGCCGTCCTCGCGCTCGGTCTCGGGGGGCTTGCCATCCTGGTGGCGTGGGGCTGGTACGAGCTGCGGATCAGCGAGCCGCTCCTCGACCTGCGGGTCGCCGCGCGCCGCCCGGTGCTGCTGACCAACATCGCCTCGATCGCGATGGGCTTCTCGCTGTTCGCCTCCAACGTGGTCTACCCGCAGATGCTCGAGCTTCCCGTCGCCACCGGCGGCTTCGGCCTCTCGCTCATCGCCGCGAGCCTCGTGGTCATGCCGGCCGGTCTGATGATGATGCTCCTCTCGCCGTTCTCCGGGCGCTTGGCCCGCCTCTTCGGCCCGCGGCTGCTGCTCATCCTCGGCGCCTTCGCCCTCATCGTCGCCTACGGCTACACGCTGCTGTTCTCCCGCGAGGTGTGGGAGATCCTCGTCGCGAACATCCTCATCGGGGTCGGGATCGGCTTCGGGTACGCTGCGATGCCCATGCTCATCATGCGCTCGGTGCCGCAGTCCGAGACGGGCGCCTCGAACGGCCTCAACGCCCTCTTCCGCTCGCTCGGCACGAGCACCGCCGCCGCCGTCATCGGGGTGGTGCTCGCCACCTACGTCACGCCGTACCAGGGCGTCGACGTGCCGACCGGCGCGGCCTTCCAGATGTCCTTCATCCTCGGCGGGGCGGCAGCGGTGATCGCGCTCGTCGTCGCCCTCTTCATCCCGCGTCGCCACGACGCCCGCGAACGGCACCCCGCGCTGCCCGAGCACGAGCGCGTCACCCGCTGA